The Musa acuminata AAA Group cultivar baxijiao chromosome BXJ2-2, Cavendish_Baxijiao_AAA, whole genome shotgun sequence genome contains the following window.
GAAAGCGAAAGCAATAATCAAGCATCCTTTGGTAATCTGAGGTTTGATCACGAATCGAAGCCCTGTAGCTCTTTCTGTCTTGAGTACTTTTGGTTATTGTGGAACGTGTTGTTGTCGATGCTCTTTTCTTTTCCCTCTCTATTTTTTGCGACACTACACTTTACTCTTTCCGGTAGCATCGATTCTTGGGAGCAAATCCAAGCCAAGGATGTCTCTGCCTCAAGGTTGGAAAGCTCCCTTCCTTTTCCCCCCTTTACCCCCTTTTTATCCTCCATTCTGAGAAGTTCTTTTTTGGACCCATACGCGTTTCCCTGGATCAGATCTTAGTGGCTTCTTGTTATTGTGTGTTCCTGAACTCTACATTTGATGTCAAAAAATGGTGCTTCTTTCCGCAGGTAGTGCGAGTTCGTTACGAAGCCATTTCCTGTAGAATCTGGAGGTTGCTAGGGGGGAGAGGGGCTGTTGTTGCTGTTGCGGAGATGAGCTACGGAAGCAGCTCGATTGCTTCAGGTTTGATTACTCTTTCTTCCTCCGTTACCAATCTTCCGGTTCCTTGCTGCTATGGGGGATTGTTTGAATGAATCAATGAATAAATTCAGGTGCTAAGACTGCTGCAAGGGCGTTTGACTTTGGAAGGACCCATGTGGTCAGACCTAAGGGGAGGCACCTGGCCACTGTTGTGTGGCTTCATGGCCTAGGTGATAATGGAGCAAGGTATTGGTAGCTCCCCTCTgtgtatttttgtgtgtgatTGATAAACCTGTAACATTCactattgaccatcagtttgtcaGTGAAGTTGGTTCTGACCCCAGAAAAATTTTCTGCATAAGTTTAATCTAGTAGGCGGTAGAATATAAAGTGATTGAGAGACCATATTAAACCACTGCTTGTGCATGATATCTTATGTCACATGAAGTTGGACCATGTGCAGCATCAGTCTATTCTGGATATTATTTGAAGGATGTTGGGCAATCTTTATTAAGTTACTGTCTATgttggatatcaactcaaggctgcTTGGCATCTTTGTTAAGTCGCATCTATTGTTTTCCTCAACGAGTTTTACATCATGTTGCTTCTCCAAAAAATAGTCATTTTATTTTCTCTAAAGTACTGTAAAATCCAGATTATTCTTTTATGGTTGCTTAACGAGGGAATTCTTCTCCACATTTTAATGCTGTAACAGAAGTTGTGACTTTATAATATAAAAACTGATCCTGGTTATTTTACGTAATTAAATCATATTTTAATTAGTGCTATAAGAAGACCATCACATTAAAAAATCAGTAAGAAATAGAAAAGTACCATCCAGTTGGAATTTCTCTGTTCTTTGCTTACTAGAACTTGATTAGGACCTTGCCCActtacaaaaaaggaaaaaaaagagaaaaaaacaagATCGAAGTCTTGATGGTGTGACCATCAGTTTACTAGCTTTCCTTCAACTCTCCTCCTGTCTGTTCAGTATAGAGAATCAGGCATCAGTTTAGCAGCTATGACTATGAGTTTTATGAAAGACCTCTTTGGTTGCACTTTGAGAAAAACTAAAAATTGCAAAAACTGATAGTCCAATACAAGAGAGAAAGATACTCCATATCAAATTTCTGTTGTCTGCTTTAGCTGCTACCTTAAAAATGTTTTATGTGCTATAGTTATCCTTGTTCTATGTTAATGGCATCTTAGCATTTTTATGAGAAGCCTGGTCCAATGCTCGGTGTAGTTGGCTGTCTTCTGTTCATTGTTTCTTTCTGAAGACTTAATTTTTATATGAAAGTTTACAGTGCACCATCTGTTGTAGTGGCATGGGAATTCATGTGTCTGATAGCTGATCTATAATTACCTGAAACTGCTACCCTTTTAGGGAAAAGTTGTGCTAAGAAGTCTGATAGTTCCATTCCTTATCTGCTTATTTCTTGCTTATGCTGCAGCTGGTCCCAACTCCTGGAAACCCTCCCTCTTCCAAATGTAAGAACAAAATTGCTAATCATTTTTTATAccatgataaatatgaaaataacatTTTCTATTACCCTTAACTTAACTAGTATGATCTTGGGTAGTTCATCATTTGCTGGTCttctattaaaatctttatgaacTCAATTGGACCTATGCAGATTAAGTGGATATGCCCAACTGCCCCTACCAGGCCTGTAGCAGTTTTTGGTGGATTTCCTTCAACTGCTTGTAAGTTAATTAGATTGACTGTAATATCTGTTATAAGTTTACTTTCTTGTGAGTGAATGCATATGTAAAATTGTTGAGTTCCGAACTGGTTGGAGTAACATATCAATGCAATATTTGTATCTGTGGGATAAGTGCATGGGAgtcaaaattataatatatgtgATATTGGCAAGGTACCTAAGAAGTTTTCTGTTTTATAGGGTTTGACGTTGGGGATCTGTCAGAGGATGGCCCTGATGATGTTGAAGGAATGGATGCATCAGCTGCACATGTTGCAAATTTATTGTCGACAGAGCCTGCTGATAGTATGTTCTCTCAAACAAACCTATTTTGTTGTGCCTGTTCACCATATGGTAGCTGTTAATCCATGAACATGAAGTTTGCAAAGAATTTATGCCATCCTTCGTATATAGTCTAGCTTTTCAACTTATTTTGATGTGCCTGTTCACCATATGGTAGCTGTTAATCCATGAACATGACGTTTGTGAAGAATATATGCCATCCTTCGTATATAGTCTAGCTTTTCAACTCACCATTAGTTGCTCGAAATGGACCAAGTTGTATATCAGAACCTTGGATTTGTCTACTTGATGCAATCAGTAGAAGCTAAGATGATAAAAGCAAAAACAGCCAACTTCGTGCAACAGATTAATTTAGAAGACCATCTTCTTTATTTCTTATGGCGCATTAAACCTGTGATCATGTGCGTCATTAAGCTTTGTATGTTTTGCATAAGCCACCTATGTCATGCATGTTGCATGTAATTTGATCAATTGGGATCTGTAATGTGCTATACTTTTTGACTGTCTATCACAGTCAAACTTGGCGTTGGTGGCTTTAGTATGGGTGCTGCCACTGCCCTGTACTCTGCAACTTGTTGTGCTCATGGAAAATATGGAAATGGCAAGCCCTACCCTGTCAATCTAAGTGTTGTTGTTGGTCTAAGTGGCTGGCTTCCATGCGCGAGGTATATTGTACTGTCATAAAGAGCTTCCATGTCAATGCGACACTTCTACTTTGACATTTAAATCTAGAGTGATCTCATTTGCAAAgccatttttttttttaggagTCTGAAGAGAAAGTTGGAAGGTTCCCAAGATGCTGCAAGACGAGCTTCATCCTTGCCTATTTTACTTTGCCATGGAAATGGTATGCGTCCGTAcatcatcataaatatatcaTGCTGTGGTTCCTCATTATATCCTCTAGATGTGCACTTGAGCTGCACATTTAGCTGCTGGCTTTAGGTTAAGTTACATACAAACAGATCTATCtatgatattcatgaatttaccaGGTGATGCCAACCTGATGTATCATTGATCTCATGTTTTAGCTGACTAAAATAGTTATGCAATATGCAAGAGATCAGCTCATGCACCTTTTATCCAAAATGTAGCACATGAAACACTTAAGTCAGTTAACGATACATTTCACTTCTCATGGAAATGCAAGTGGAAGATGGCAGTCTTGTAATACCTTCATCTAGTATTCTTCTAATCATCAAAATGATGAATTTAATGATCAAAATCATTATAAGATGAATTCTTGATGATGTAGATTATACACCATTTCATCTCTTGAGGTCTGAACATATTTCGAGTCATATTTATCAGCATCTGATTCTCGTGATTCAACACAAATCTGCAATATGACATTCTTCTTTTCTCTAAATGTTTTATCCCAATTACTAAATGTTGGAAGTTGTATTACTTTGGAGCATTATTACATTCTGCAATGGTAACTTGTTCAGTTATGCTAAAGTTGAATTCTTACAGGAGATGAAGTGGTGTTATATAAACATGGTGAGAAATCTGCTCAGGTTTTAAAATCAAGTGGATTTGAAAACGCTGCACTCAAAACATACAATGGGTATGCAATCTTTTTTTACATGACCATTTTTATTCGGTCAGCCAAATTGCATCCTCTATAGAACTAACCGTTGAAATTGTGTAGGCTTGGCCACTATACTGTCCCTGGTGAGATGAATGATGTCTGCAAATTTCTTACCACGGTGCTGGGACTTGACGGATCTCATTCTTAATTAAAGATCCATCATGAATAAGTGTGCTAGAGTTTGATAATCACGTTGTTAATTCATAATTTTGGTTTGGGCTTTATGGTAAAATTTGTGTGCCATCACTCTTTTATCAACTTGATAGAATCCAAATGATCTCTACACACTCATAGCTCTCTTTTTTAATTACCATATTAGTTTATTTACCGTTGTAGGTTTAAGCTCACTACGTGTTTTGCTTGGAGAATTTAGTGGCCATGCCtttgttttaatgtaatttgTTCACATTATAGTCTCCTTTACAGTCGTGTTATGATTAAGGTTTTACTTTTAAATGTTTGATTCAACCTGAATTGTCAAATGGGAATCGGTGATGATAAGATTTGATCTTTAAACCTTGCTATTATAGAGTATATGGAAGTTTGTTATCTGACATCCTCAATCTTTGATAAGTAGATCTGATCTGATATATATATCGTTCGGATGAGATTTCAAATCTTCAATATTTGATAAGTGAGATCGATATATTATCATCAGATTAACATTTTAGATGTAAAATAATATATCTGATGAGATTTGTGACACAAATTATCATCATACATCAACTAGAAGTGCATGCTGAGTCGGATAGGCCTATCTATTGATACAACAGAGTTGGGTAGTAGGACTATTCCAACCGCCACTGGTGTTCCAGTTGGGTTCGGTAGCGGGCGTTTTCCAAGTTGGAGTGAGTAGGATTAAGATTTGTCGTTGATTTGAGCCTTCTTCCCTCTTTTTATCTTGTCCCGAAGCCTGTCTTCCTATCAACCCTCCTCCGTCcgccgccgcagcagcagcaAGGATTCATGGAGCCTCCCCCGCCAAAGAAACGTCGGTTCGTCTTACACCCACCACCACAACAACCCCCTACCATGATTCCTCCCGTTCCAAACATGCCTTCATCGATCTCTACGATGCtccctccccttcctcctcccgCCATTGACCCAAACCTCGTGTTCTACAAGACTCGACTGTGCCAGAATTTTAGCACCAGGGGCGTCTGCCCCTACGGCCACCTCTGCAGGTTCGCCCACGGACCTGCCGACCTCCGCGAGCCGGTGCCCAACTGGCAGGATATCGCCGGGACGCACAAGACCAAATTGTGCCGGAGCTTTGCCGCCGGTGCCTGCCCTTACGGCGACAGATGCTTGTACTCGCACTCGCATGCACGAGGGAGTGGCTCGGCCGTGAGACCGACGCTGCCTGCAGCGCCTGTAGCCAACGCCAGCCGATCCAACGAGAGATGCGTCTCCGCGCATGGTTCTGCAGGTACACTCGAAGCCAGGCTTTGCTTGCTTTCATGGCTTATTTAgagtctgctttgtgtttgatcaGCTGTTGTGTTCTTGTTGGTACAGTGTTGAAGAAGACTCCGATGAGCGTTGCGGAGGCAGCGAAGGATTATTCGGAAGAGGCTACGAGAAGCAGTACTCTTCCCAGATCTGCAAACTCTCCGACCCACGTTGGGACAGGAACACCACCACCACCCAGCTCAGAACCAACATTGAAGTGTTTCCCAAGGTTGCGGAGGATAAAGAAGCTGAACCATATTTACGCAGACTGGATCGATTGATATCTCTCCCCACTTCGAATGGGGACGTACAGTTGACGACGGaaaaattttagata
Protein-coding sequences here:
- the LOC103976590 gene encoding zinc finger CCCH domain-containing protein 39-like; the protein is MEPPPPKKRRFVLHPPPQQPPTMIPPVPNMPSSISTMLPPLPPPAIDPNLVFYKTRLCQNFSTRGVCPYGHLCRFAHGPADLREPVPNWQDIAGTHKTKLCRSFAAGACPYGDRCLYSHSHARGSGSAVRPTLPAAPVANASRSNERCVSAHGSAVLKKTPMSVAEAAKDYSEEATRSSTLPRSANSPTHVGTGTPPPPSSEPTLKCFPRLRRIKKLNHIYADWID
- the LOC135584448 gene encoding uncharacterized protein LOC135584448 encodes the protein MSYGSSSIASGAKTAARAFDFGRTHVVRPKGRHLATVVWLHGLGDNGASWSQLLETLPLPNIKWICPTAPTRPVAVFGGFPSTAWFDVGDLSEDGPDDVEGMDASAAHVANLLSTEPADIKLGVGGFSMGAATALYSATCCAHGKYGNGKPYPVNLSVVVGLSGWLPCARSLKRKLEGSQDAARRASSLPILLCHGNGDEVVLYKHGEKSAQVLKSSGFENAALKTYNGLGHYTVPGEMNDVCKFLTTVLGLDGSHS